A section of the Pseudomonadota bacterium genome encodes:
- a CDS encoding alpha-ketoglutarate-dependent dioxygenase AlkB: MTQPLLQSALFEIPEATVPGLTYIADYIDAAAENALMQHIDALPWITDLKRRVQHYGYRYYYEAGNTTGTSLGPLPDWLIPYCIRLHESGAFREVPDQVIINEYLPGQGIAPHIDRTRFARTVASLSLGSPCVMDFTHSETAEKTSRLLEPRSLLLISDDARYLWKHGIAPRKADRYQGAVFPRGRRVSLTFRKMITA; this comes from the coding sequence ATGACCCAACCATTATTACAATCAGCGCTGTTTGAAATACCTGAGGCAACGGTGCCAGGGCTTACCTACATCGCAGATTACATCGATGCGGCGGCCGAGAACGCATTGATGCAGCATATTGATGCCCTGCCATGGATCACGGATTTGAAGCGCCGTGTGCAGCATTATGGTTACCGCTATTATTACGAGGCGGGCAATACCACCGGGACTTCGCTCGGCCCGCTACCGGATTGGCTAATACCGTATTGCATCCGTTTGCATGAATCCGGCGCATTCCGCGAAGTGCCCGATCAGGTGATTATCAATGAATATCTTCCAGGGCAAGGCATCGCACCACACATCGACAGAACCCGTTTCGCCCGCACCGTGGCCTCCCTAAGCCTGGGGTCACCCTGCGTCATGGACTTTACACATAGCGAAACAGCCGAGAAAACATCACGCCTGTTGGAGCCACGAAGCCTGCTTCTGATATCCGATGATGCTCGCTACCTATGGAAGCATGGAATAGCGCCGCGCAAAGCGGACCGCTATCAAGGCGCCGTCTTCCCGCGCGGGCGGAGAGTGTCGCTGACGTTCAGGAAGATGATAACCGCCTAA
- a CDS encoding DUF1489 domain-containing protein, giving the protein MTMHLIKLSVGPQRLADLAAWQAARVAQGFELMHVTRHMPKRAAEVLDGGSIYWVIKGWLCARQRLTELRPLLVDGVPHCGLVHDATLVRVRPRKHRPFQGWRYFDPKDAPPDLIMNAGEDDMPEALRRELTVLGLL; this is encoded by the coding sequence ATGACGATGCATCTGATCAAGCTCTCCGTTGGGCCACAGCGGCTTGCCGACCTTGCGGCATGGCAGGCCGCGCGCGTGGCGCAGGGGTTCGAGCTGATGCATGTGACGCGCCATATGCCCAAGCGTGCGGCGGAGGTGCTGGATGGCGGGTCGATCTATTGGGTCATCAAGGGTTGGTTATGCGCGCGGCAGCGGTTGACCGAGCTGCGGCCATTGCTGGTCGATGGGGTGCCGCATTGCGGGCTGGTGCATGATGCGACGCTGGTGCGGGTGCGTCCGCGCAAACATCGCCCGTTCCAGGGCTGGCGCTATTTCGACCCAAAGGACGCGCCGCCCGATCTCATCATGAACGCGGGGGAGGACGATATGCCCGAGGCGCTGCGCCGCGAGCTGACGGTGCTGGGGTTGCTGTAA
- a CDS encoding outer membrane lipoprotein carrier protein LolA has product MTKSWMMGWVSVALCAASAVAATPGNYNLPDAPSTAVAKPVATFTPIKPIRAATEADAPDVARVEAYLSTISSIVADFTQISADGSVGAGKFYLKRPGKMRWQYAPPTPILLVSDGKVITYYDAGLDQVSYIGIDDTLAGFLAKKDILLNSASTRLTNFEVKDGFIRATVVQKAKPAEGSLTLEFTDKPIQFSKMMAIDATGNATTIQLSNAQFGPVLDNKMFIFEDSRSVHRKRR; this is encoded by the coding sequence ATGACGAAATCATGGATGATGGGCTGGGTGAGCGTGGCGCTGTGTGCGGCAAGCGCCGTGGCGGCGACACCGGGCAACTATAACCTGCCGGATGCGCCAAGCACCGCTGTGGCCAAGCCGGTCGCTACCTTCACGCCCATTAAGCCGATCCGCGCGGCCACCGAGGCCGATGCGCCGGATGTGGCGCGGGTGGAGGCATATCTCAGCACCATCAGCAGCATTGTCGCGGATTTCACGCAGATTTCGGCCGATGGCAGCGTGGGGGCGGGCAAGTTCTACCTCAAGCGGCCGGGCAAAATGCGCTGGCAATATGCGCCGCCAACGCCGATCCTGCTGGTCAGCGATGGCAAGGTCATCACCTATTATGACGCCGGGCTCGACCAGGTGAGCTATATCGGGATCGATGATACCTTGGCTGGGTTCCTTGCCAAAAAGGACATTTTGCTCAACAGCGCCTCGACACGGTTGACGAATTTTGAGGTTAAAGACGGGTTTATCCGCGCGACGGTGGTGCAAAAGGCCAAACCGGCGGAAGGCAGCCTGACGCTGGAATTCACCGATAAACCAATACAATTCAGCAAGATGATGGCGATTGACGCGACCGGGAATGCCACCACCATCCAGCTCAGCAACGCCCAGTTTGGGCCGGTGCTGGATAATAAGATGTTCATCTTCGAGGATTCCCGCAGCGTTCATCGGAAACGACGTTAA
- a CDS encoding DUF1150 family protein, which translates to MQQLERTKLEELMMAMVGLETMAYIKPVMEGALTNYAVFAADGTQLAIFESEEKAYYNAVKHNLAPVSIH; encoded by the coding sequence ATGCAACAGCTGGAACGCACCAAACTTGAAGAGCTGATGATGGCGATGGTCGGGCTTGAGACCATGGCCTACATCAAGCCGGTAATGGAAGGTGCGCTGACCAATTACGCTGTGTTTGCGGCCGATGGCACCCAGCTGGCGATTTTCGAATCCGAAGAAAAAGCCTATTACAACGCTGTGAAGCATAACCTCGCACCCGTTAGCATTCACTAG
- a CDS encoding prepilin-type N-terminal cleavage/methylation domain-containing protein, whose protein sequence is MPHSKRNRVRAFSLVELSIVLVILGLLVGGVLSGKSLIRASEIRSISTDANRYLTAMYTFRDKYFAVPGDMANAGQFWGMINTGGAGGQCAAPLTDTGTGTQTCNGDGDGKVVGGEWFRAWQHLTSAGLVEGTYSGIADPAGANLATPGLNVPQSRVNNAGFTLMYSDPVTSETGSWFKNKGGNLLSFGKRYTVSETRVAAITPEDAWNVDTKMDDGKPGSGKVMGRRDLGACTDTDVTETAAYLLTVTDIGCSLRFFLN, encoded by the coding sequence ATGCCTCATTCCAAGCGGAACCGCGTACGCGCCTTTTCGTTGGTGGAGCTGTCGATTGTGCTTGTCATCCTTGGCCTGCTGGTGGGCGGCGTACTGTCGGGAAAATCACTCATACGCGCTTCCGAGATCCGCAGCATCAGCACCGATGCCAACCGCTACCTCACCGCTATGTATACTTTCCGCGATAAATATTTCGCCGTGCCCGGCGACATGGCCAATGCCGGCCAATTCTGGGGCATGATTAACACCGGCGGCGCCGGTGGCCAGTGTGCCGCACCGCTGACCGATACCGGCACCGGCACCCAAACCTGCAATGGCGACGGTGATGGCAAAGTTGTCGGCGGCGAATGGTTCCGCGCCTGGCAGCACCTTACCAGCGCCGGGCTGGTCGAGGGCACCTATTCCGGCATTGCCGACCCGGCAGGCGCCAACCTTGCCACCCCCGGGCTCAACGTGCCGCAAAGCCGCGTCAACAACGCGGGCTTCACCCTGATGTATAGCGATCCCGTCACGTCCGAAACCGGCTCATGGTTTAAAAACAAAGGCGGCAACCTGCTTTCCTTCGGCAAACGCTACACCGTCAGCGAAACCCGGGTCGCGGCCATCACTCCGGAAGACGCATGGAACGTCGATACCAAAATGGATGATGGCAAACCCGGCAGCGGCAAGGTCATGGGCCGCCGGGATCTGGGTGCCTGCACCGATACGGATGTAACCGAGACCGCGGCCTACCTGCTCACCGTGACCGATATCGGCTGCAGTTTGCGTTTCTTCCTCAACTAG
- a CDS encoding DNA translocase FtsK 4TM domain-containing protein, producing the protein MMGRIVGAMQMPPFIKRRAGEITALALALFGGLMLVTLGTYHAGDPSLNHLSDAPPRNALGFFGANVADTMKQTIGWMSVLLVFASFGWAWRLVLKDRGVRMAWRVVALLFAILGGATLLALLAAKTQAGFMHQAGGAVGILIAFKLVPLLSVWGTGLLATLVLLASLPIALGIKMHEWAAMGYVMRIVGGFVADAARGFVGLFRSHPQAEEDEEEDEEYEEEDAIDEEEDEEEEDARDGLLGPRIEAKPKKRIETKKVKKATDQSALDLRARTGDYSMPSLSMMQKSPTKGPKQLSEAALEQNARLLESVLGDYGVKGEITRVRPGPVVTLYEFEPAAGIKSSRVIGLSDDVARSMSAISARISVITGRSALGIELPNVHRETVYMRDLCEDATYENTEAKLPLVLGKDISGEPIIADLAKMPHVLVAGTTGSGKSVAINTMIMSLIYHHTPETCKFIMIDPKMLELSVYDNIPHLLAPVVTEPGKAVVALKWAVKEMEQRYRLMSNLGVRNIDNYNKRLEEARKKGEELTRSVQTGFDPETGKPIMEKQAMDMTALPFIVVIVDEMADLMLVAGKDIETSIQRLAQMARAAGIHIIMATQRPSVDVITGVIKANFPTRISFQVTSKIDSRTILGEQGAEQLLGQGDMLYMAGGGRITRVHGPFISDKEVENIVAYLRTQGTPQYDMAVTHDPEAEGEDGELFEEEETEAERALYEQAMQFVIRDGKASVSYVQRRLKIGYNRAARIIEKMEAEGIVGAANHVGKREVLVRE; encoded by the coding sequence ATGATGGGTCGGATTGTCGGGGCGATGCAGATGCCGCCGTTTATTAAGCGGCGGGCAGGCGAGATTACGGCGCTGGCGCTGGCGCTTTTTGGCGGGCTGATGCTGGTGACGCTGGGCACCTACCATGCGGGCGACCCGTCGCTGAACCATTTGAGTGACGCACCGCCGCGCAACGCGCTGGGCTTTTTCGGCGCGAATGTGGCGGATACGATGAAGCAAACCATCGGCTGGATGAGTGTGTTGCTGGTGTTTGCCAGCTTCGGCTGGGCCTGGCGGCTGGTGCTGAAGGACCGCGGCGTGCGCATGGCATGGCGGGTGGTGGCGCTGCTGTTTGCCATTCTCGGCGGGGCGACGCTGCTGGCGCTGTTGGCGGCCAAAACGCAGGCGGGCTTTATGCATCAGGCCGGCGGTGCGGTGGGGATTCTGATCGCGTTTAAGCTGGTGCCGCTGCTGAGCGTGTGGGGCACGGGGCTACTTGCCACGCTGGTGCTGCTGGCGAGCCTGCCGATTGCGCTGGGTATCAAAATGCATGAATGGGCGGCGATGGGCTATGTGATGCGCATCGTCGGCGGGTTTGTGGCGGATGCGGCACGCGGGTTTGTTGGCCTGTTCCGCAGCCATCCGCAAGCGGAGGAAGACGAGGAAGAGGACGAGGAATACGAAGAGGAAGACGCAATCGACGAGGAAGAGGACGAAGAGGAGGAAGACGCGCGCGACGGGCTGCTGGGGCCGCGCATCGAGGCCAAGCCGAAGAAGCGCATCGAAACCAAGAAGGTGAAGAAAGCGACCGACCAGAGCGCGCTCGACCTGCGGGCGCGGACGGGGGATTATTCCATGCCGTCGCTGAGCATGATGCAGAAATCGCCCACCAAAGGGCCCAAGCAGCTGAGCGAAGCGGCGCTGGAGCAGAACGCGCGCCTGCTGGAATCGGTGCTGGGGGATTATGGCGTCAAAGGCGAGATCACGCGGGTGCGGCCGGGGCCGGTGGTGACGCTGTATGAGTTCGAACCGGCGGCGGGGATTAAATCGAGCCGGGTGATTGGGCTGAGCGACGATGTGGCGCGCTCCATGAGTGCGATTTCGGCGCGTATTTCGGTTATCACGGGGCGCTCGGCGCTGGGGATTGAACTGCCCAACGTGCACCGCGAAACCGTCTATATGCGCGATTTGTGCGAGGACGCGACGTACGAGAACACCGAGGCGAAACTGCCGCTGGTACTGGGCAAGGATATTTCCGGCGAGCCGATCATTGCCGATCTCGCCAAGATGCCGCACGTGCTGGTGGCGGGGACGACGGGCTCGGGTAAATCGGTGGCGATTAACACGATGATTATGTCGCTGATCTATCACCACACGCCCGAGACCTGTAAGTTCATCATGATCGATCCGAAGATGCTGGAATTATCGGTCTACGATAACATTCCGCACCTGCTGGCACCGGTGGTGACGGAGCCGGGCAAGGCCGTCGTCGCGCTGAAATGGGCGGTGAAGGAGATGGAGCAGCGCTACCGGTTGATGAGTAATCTGGGCGTGCGCAATATCGACAATTACAACAAGCGGCTGGAGGAAGCCCGCAAGAAGGGCGAGGAGCTGACGCGCAGCGTGCAGACCGGGTTTGACCCCGAGACCGGCAAGCCGATCATGGAGAAACAGGCGATGGATATGACGGCGCTGCCGTTTATCGTCGTCATTGTCGATGAGATGGCGGATCTGATGCTGGTGGCGGGTAAGGATATCGAAACCTCGATCCAGCGCCTTGCGCAGATGGCGCGGGCGGCGGGGATCCACATCATCATGGCGACGCAGCGGCCATCGGTGGATGTGATTACCGGCGTTATCAAAGCCAACTTCCCGACGCGGATTTCGTTCCAGGTGACGAGCAAAATCGATTCGCGCACCATTCTGGGTGAGCAGGGCGCGGAGCAATTGCTGGGGCAGGGCGACATGCTTTACATGGCGGGCGGTGGGCGTATTACGCGCGTTCACGGGCCGTTCATTTCGGATAAGGAAGTCGAGAATATCGTCGCCTATTTACGCACGCAGGGCACACCGCAATACGACATGGCGGTGACGCATGACCCAGAGGCCGAAGGCGAGGATGGTGAGCTGTTCGAGGAAGAAGAAACCGAAGCCGAGCGCGCGCTCTACGAGCAGGCGATGCAGTTTGTGATCCGCGATGGCAAAGCGTCGGTCAGCTATGTGCAGCGGCGGCTCAAAATCGGTTATAACCGTGCCGCGCGCATCATCGAGAAGATGGAAGCCGAGGGCATTGTGGGCGCCGCCAACCATGTCGGCAAACGCGAAGTGCTGGTGCGGGAGTAA
- a CDS encoding DNA-3-methyladenine glycosylase I: MIDKPRCHWVPADKADYIHYHDTQWGVPVHDDQQLFEMLILEGAQAGLSWYTILKRRDGYRRAFHHFDPARVAQMSDAELETVLLTGDIIRNRLKVFSARKNAIAFLAIQKEYGSFDAYLWRFVGGAPKITRPATMVTTTAESDAISKDLKKRGMSFVGSTIIYAYMQAVGLVNDHQGGCFLTPKGC; this comes from the coding sequence ATGATTGATAAACCACGCTGCCACTGGGTGCCCGCCGATAAGGCGGATTACATCCACTACCACGACACGCAGTGGGGCGTGCCCGTGCATGACGACCAGCAGCTATTTGAAATGCTGATCCTCGAAGGCGCGCAAGCCGGGCTCAGCTGGTACACCATCCTCAAACGCCGCGACGGCTATCGCCGTGCATTCCATCATTTCGATCCCGCGCGGGTCGCGCAGATGAGCGATGCCGAGCTTGAAACCGTGCTGCTCACCGGCGACATTATCCGCAATCGCCTCAAGGTTTTTTCTGCGCGCAAAAACGCAATCGCCTTCCTTGCCATCCAAAAAGAGTATGGCTCCTTCGATGCCTATCTCTGGCGGTTTGTCGGCGGCGCGCCCAAAATCACCCGCCCGGCCACCATGGTCACCACCACGGCGGAATCGGATGCAATTTCCAAAGACCTCAAAAAACGGGGCATGAGCTTTGTCGGCTCAACCATTATCTATGCCTATATGCAAGCTGTCGGGCTGGTGAACGACCATCAGGGCGGCTGCTTCCTCACCCCCAAGGGCTGCTAG
- a CDS encoding HipA domain-containing protein, translated as MERSIFVYVDLKGASHLVGRLWTRQAKGKESASFEYNESWLAHSGKFALEPALALGSGTQHTFGGRALFGAIGDSAPDRWGRVLIQREEQRKARTEKRAPRTLSEADYLLGVGDIARQGALRFAEQEGGEFLAPQDTASIPPLVRLGELLNAAMHTAAGEESEHELQLLLAPGSSLGGARPKASVMDQDGRLSIAKFPQSDDTWQVTLWEAVALDLASAAGIPVPDWRIVKIEGRNVLLLRRFDREDGARIPFLSAMSMLAAQDNEQHSYLEIVDALRQHGVQPEEDARQLWRRIVFNILISNTDDHLRNHGFLYRAAGWQLSPAYDLNPTPTDIKSRYLSLAVDEVDTAASLPLALEVAPQFGLKPEEARAIAAEVGRAVSIWRDRAAVLGLTAKEIARMESAFEHDDLKLALK; from the coding sequence ATGGAACGCAGTATCTTCGTTTACGTTGATTTGAAGGGCGCGTCGCATCTGGTGGGGCGGCTATGGACGCGTCAGGCAAAGGGCAAGGAAAGCGCGAGCTTCGAATATAATGAAAGCTGGCTTGCGCACTCAGGAAAGTTCGCGCTGGAGCCAGCGCTTGCGCTTGGTTCTGGAACGCAGCATACGTTTGGCGGAAGAGCGCTTTTCGGCGCTATCGGCGATTCCGCGCCGGATCGCTGGGGACGCGTCCTGATTCAGCGCGAAGAGCAGCGCAAAGCGCGTACAGAAAAGCGCGCGCCGCGTACCTTGAGCGAAGCCGATTATCTGTTAGGCGTCGGTGACATCGCGCGCCAAGGCGCGCTGCGTTTTGCAGAACAGGAAGGCGGAGAGTTTCTGGCTCCACAGGATACGGCATCTATTCCGCCGTTAGTTCGCCTGGGCGAATTGCTGAACGCCGCCATGCACACTGCAGCGGGAGAAGAAAGCGAGCACGAGCTGCAACTACTCCTTGCGCCGGGATCATCGCTGGGCGGTGCACGGCCGAAAGCATCGGTCATGGATCAGGATGGGCGGCTATCCATTGCCAAGTTCCCGCAAAGCGACGACACTTGGCAAGTGACGCTATGGGAAGCGGTCGCGCTTGATCTTGCCAGCGCGGCTGGCATTCCTGTGCCGGACTGGCGCATCGTAAAGATAGAAGGCCGTAATGTGCTGCTGTTGCGCCGGTTCGACCGCGAAGATGGCGCACGAATACCCTTTCTTTCCGCGATGAGCATGCTGGCCGCGCAGGATAACGAGCAGCACAGCTATCTGGAAATCGTGGATGCGCTGCGCCAGCACGGTGTGCAGCCCGAAGAAGATGCGAGGCAATTATGGCGGCGCATCGTGTTCAACATTCTTATTTCAAATACTGACGACCATCTGCGCAATCATGGCTTTCTCTATCGTGCCGCTGGCTGGCAGCTTTCCCCTGCCTATGATCTCAACCCGACGCCAACCGATATTAAATCACGTTACTTGAGTCTGGCGGTTGATGAGGTAGATACCGCAGCTTCATTACCTCTTGCGCTCGAAGTAGCGCCGCAATTCGGGCTTAAGCCGGAAGAAGCCAGAGCGATTGCTGCCGAAGTCGGTCGCGCTGTTTCTATCTGGCGCGACCGCGCCGCTGTGCTCGGCCTGACAGCAAAGGAAATCGCTCGCATGGAGTCCGCGTTCGAGCATGATGATCTGAAGCTAGCGCTGAAATAA
- the xth gene encoding exodeoxyribonuclease III translates to MPIKIASWNVNSIRIREDMLSRFVAAHAPDVLCLQETKVEDAHFPHELVARLGFKHIVFTGEKSYNGVTILSKIPLKLVATHDMIGNGQKRHIAAELEGGIQLHNFYVPAGGDIPDPALNSKFDEKLRFVDAMRDWSQQEVKKHHRVVILGDFNIAPLEHDVWSHKQLLKIVSHTPIEVDKLNDLMRQSGGWVDAMRALVPHDQKLYSWWSYRNRDWAASDRGRRLDHIWLSPALKSDLKSGLIYRDARGFDTPSDHVPVMVTLA, encoded by the coding sequence ATGCCCATAAAAATCGCCAGCTGGAACGTCAACTCCATCCGCATCCGCGAGGATATGCTTAGCCGTTTCGTCGCCGCCCACGCGCCCGATGTGCTGTGCCTGCAGGAAACCAAAGTCGAAGATGCGCATTTCCCGCACGAGCTGGTGGCCCGCCTTGGCTTCAAGCACATCGTGTTCACCGGCGAGAAAAGCTATAACGGCGTCACCATCCTCTCCAAAATTCCGCTGAAACTGGTGGCGACGCACGACATGATCGGCAACGGCCAGAAGCGCCATATCGCGGCCGAGCTTGAAGGCGGCATCCAGCTGCACAACTTCTACGTCCCCGCCGGTGGCGACATCCCCGACCCCGCGCTCAACTCCAAATTCGATGAGAAACTCCGCTTCGTCGATGCCATGCGCGACTGGTCGCAGCAGGAGGTGAAAAAACACCACCGCGTCGTCATCCTGGGGGATTTCAACATCGCACCGCTGGAGCATGATGTGTGGTCGCACAAGCAGCTGCTCAAAATCGTCAGCCACACGCCCATCGAGGTCGATAAGCTCAACGACCTCATGCGCCAGAGCGGCGGCTGGGTGGATGCGATGCGCGCCCTCGTCCCGCACGACCAGAAACTCTACAGCTGGTGGAGCTACCGTAACCGCGACTGGGCCGCCTCCGACCGCGGCCGCCGCCTCGATCACATCTGGCTATCGCCTGCCCTGAAGAGCGACCTGAAATCCGGCCTCATCTACCGCGACGCCCGCGGCTTCGATACGCCGTCGGATCACGTGCCCGTCATGGTCACGCTCGCCTGA